tcagtcttctcttttccagactaaataaacacatttttttcaatcttccctcataggtcatgttttctagacctttaatcatttttgttgctcttctctggactttcttccatttgtccacaccttttctgaaatgtggcgcccaaaactggacacaaaactccagctgagacctaatcagcacagagtagagcagaagaattacttcttgtgcctTGCTTACGaaacttctgctaatacatcccaaaatgatgttcatttttttgcaacaatgttacactgttgactcatgtttagcttgtgatccactatgaccccccagatccctttccacagtgctccttcctaagcagtcatttcccattttgtgtgtgcaattgattgttccttcctaaatggaatattttgcatttgtccttattgaatttcatcctattgacttcagaccatttctccagtttgtccagatcattttgaattttaatcctatcctccaaagcacttgcaacccttccaagcttggtatcgtccacaaactttataagtgtactctctatgccattgtctaaatcactgatgaagatattgaacagaactagacccagaactgatcctgcaggaccccactcaatatgacctttcagcttgactgtgaatcacttgataactactctccggaacacttttccaaccagttatgcacccaccttacagtatcTCCATCTAGGgtgtatttccttagtttgtttatgagaagatcatgcaagACAGTttgaaagccttactaaagtcaggATATACCACATCCTctgcttccccacatccacaaggctagttaccatgtcaaagaaagctactaggttggtttgacacaatttgttcttgacaaatccatgctgttactttatcaccttattatcttctagctGTTTGCAAACTGATGATGAGCAGGCATGCATCTTCTAAATTATCCTGGTTCATACACAGAGGTGGGAGCACTTGTATTCTCAAAGTGCCTGCCTACACTGCAGCTAGACACCTGCATCTGGCctctgccagctgactcaggcccctGGGACTTGGGCTGtcgggctgtttaactgcagtgtagatttccaggcttgggctggagcatgggctctaggatcctgcaaggtgagagggtcccagactctgggctgcagcccaagcccagaagtctatactgcaattaaacagccccacagcctgagcccgagtcagccggcatgggccagccgtaggtttttaattgcagcatagatatAGCCAAAGAGGGCCGAAATCATTTGGCAGCACTCTGCCAAGTGACAaggcttaggcctggtctacactaaaaaattaggttgacccagctatgtTCTTCAGTGGTGTAGACAGAGAGCACTAgctcgacagaagaattcttccactgtcctagctactgcctctgggcggtggattacctatgccgatGGTAGAACCCCGCcaaatgcagtgtctacaccaggagtggccaaacttCTTGGCCTGAGGatcacatctgggtatggaaattgtatagcaggccatgaatgctcatgaaattaggggttggggtgcgggaggggctccgggctgaggtaATGGGTTGgcctgtgggagggggtgagggcagccaggcagttctgcgtgctgccctgtccctaggtgctgcccccgcagctcccattggtacttggggtaggggcagcatgtggagccccctggctgcccctatgcatagccagagtggggacatgctgctgcttccgggagccatggcacatacagagcagggcaagccgCAGACCGCGCTCCCCTGTGGGAGCTCGAGAACCGGATTAAAGCATCTGAAGGGctagatgtggcccacgggccatggtttgcccaccccggtctactCTGAAGTACTGTATCTGCACCACTGTAGCGTTTCAAGTGCAGACCAGTCTTCTGTgccctatatttttaaaaatgcattcttcACAAGTTAGAGTTAGAACTGCAAAACTTGTAAGAACAGCTGTTTTTGAAAAGTAACTGATTTTAACAAGTCTacgttcattttaaaatgaagtcaaTTAATCTTTAACAATGACTCTGACTAAAGGCTGGCTGATTACAGAATAGCATCTTCAGAATTACCAGTAACTGCAGGACAAAacagagcagcagggagagaatggaagatggggagggctggggaatGCAGACAGACCTAATGAACTACCTTATCCCCACCCAAGCGCATGAATAGACGTGCCTATATTAAagaaattttccaaaaacatGCCACCATCCATCTCTGCCAGCGTCAGCAACATGCAGAGCCCTAGTGTGGCCAGGCTATTTGCATTTTAAGCAACATTTAATCCAACCCTGCTGAAACCAGACATAACATGGTGCTTAAAACAGCAGCACTCATGGCCTAGCTACATTAGGTCTCCTAAGATTGCTTACTGGTGAACTAGTACTAATAAtgctgaaaaacattttcacagtCTTCCTACAAAGTCTTGTCCGTGAATCAACAGGACAcagtgggcatgtctacactgcttcACAGGGTGTGACTGTAGCTCCTGTAGACACATGTGATCTAGCTTTAACCTACCTAGCTTGGGTACTGGAAGTGAAGTCATAGCAGGTTAGGCTTCAGTGCAGGCTGGACAAGCCCATCCAGAACTCTGGGTAATTACTCAGGTAGCTATCCCACGCTGaagcctgggctgctgctgctgctgctcctgtacCTGAGCTAGATAGGTTAAAGTTAGCTCAGctatgcaatgtagacatacccagtgatgGGCCCATAACTATGATCAGAACAAAAAACTAGCCAAAGAAAACCAGATAATAGCAAATAAGTCAGTATGTTAAAATACTGCCTCCTTACTCCAGCTGCTCTCCATGCATATTTGGAGACATTCACGCTTATTTGGCTGACAAAAAGAAGATTTATTACAATTACTATATTCGTCCTGCCCAGTCAACACAGCATAATGGGCTGGATTGCTCTCTGGCCCACCAAGGCCTCCTGAATGACTGTAGAATCTCTGGCATTCTTGACTAACCCCAAAAAACCCAGGTGACTTCCAGACCACAGGAGAAACTCAGGGAGCGAAAACATCTGTTCACCCATAAACACAGCTAATTTGCTCTGGAATCACCAAGAGCCAGATGGGGCCAGAAAGCCGGAAGCCAGCAGGaaggctccctcccctccccgccccccccgccattacccccctcccccgccgacTCACTCCCCTCGCCTCACCCCAGGCCCAACTAGCTCCCTGCCCAAGTCACCTCCACTCTCATCTCCATCCCGCCTACACCCCACGCATCGGCTCCACGTGCCCCATCCCCAGTCACTCACACCCACGAGGGGCCGCGCctcccgcgggggggggggaggggaaaggggggaaaggaagctACTACCTGAACCTCTTCCGCGCGCCCCCCAGCCGCGCGCATGTGTGACACAGCGGCGGGCGCCCTCCGCCACTCAGCGCGCAGTCCGCCTGTCACGTGAGCAGAGCCTTCCGCCCTCGAGGGAAAACCCTCGCAGCAAAGGCGAGTTGCGGCGGCGCGGCAGAATGACGTCACGAAAACCCTCCCGGGTGGGGACTTGCGGCTGCTCTctgcggggtggggcagagacGGTGTCCCGGAGGCGCCGCTccggccagggctggggctgacccAGGCCGGGCTCAGCGAAGCCGAGGGAGGTGCGCGCGCAGTGGCGAGTCTGGCCTAGGACACAAACggctccctccccccattccctaCTTTGGGTGCACTGAGCATGCCCAGTGACCTGCGCCGTTGccactgccctcactctgccctcaCTTCTACTTACGATTTGCTGCCTCCTTCTTGGAGGGGTGTAAAAGGATTAAGGGGCGGGGGGGCAAATCGCAGCGGCGGGTGGGTGTCAGGATCTGAGCAGGGGGCAGAAAtgtcctgtgggggggggggggatcaagCTACTGTAGGTAGCGgcaggagaggggctgaaggggaaaaatcggggggccggggggggcgcgGACCCTGTGGGGGGGCAAACCCCCCGTTTAGGGAGGGGGGACAGTGACCCCCTGGGATGAGGCGCCTGCTGTGCTCGCAAatctcggggggggggtgcagaggcTCTTTTCGTTCTCCTCGCAGGCCCCGGAGCCGAGGGCGGGTGCTGGGGCcgggttcttaaaggcacaggcagCCCAGTGCCCGCAGCTCCTCGCTGTGGTAGCCAAGTGCTGCAGGGCGACGCTACTGCTCCGGCCAGGCCAGGAGAGGGACTGCTGTGAAATACTGACCAGTCGCGCCCTGCCTCAGGCTCTGCATCTCGCATTCTGAATACGTAAAAGAGTCCTCTGTCAGTTTCTGTGTCTGTATGACATCACTGCAGCGCCTTTCTCTTGTATGAGCTGCTGAGTtgctaactccctcccagagcccacatgtctgcaccccctcctgtaccccaatcccctgccccaggtcagagcctgcactcctcacCCAAACTCCCCATAGCTtgcaaccctcctgcaccccaactccaccccagagcctgcaccccaaaaagGGCCgaattaaccttttgtgggcccagtgctaaacatatttgtgggcccccacgGGGGCAATGGGGACATGGTGCAGGGGGGCAGAGTCCTCAGAGCGAGGGGCTGGCTGGGCACAATGGGAGATGGGTCATGACATGCCAtgacccagccctgctccacccagcccagttcAAGAGCACTGTTTACAAACCGGGAGCTGCCAGAGGCACACTGGCCAGCCCGGCCCTGCACTGCCATCATGCTTTTTCCCCTTGGGGGCGGGCCCATGCTGCACCATGCtatccccctgcccagcacccctctGACACCCTACACCCAGTGCCACaccacccagagaccccccacaaACCCCCATGCCCAGTGCCCTCCCACAGACCACTatgcccagcacagcccccctACCCAGaactcccccacagctcctctcactgcccagtgccccccagccgaacaccccccccagccctcccacaactgcacagcaccctgcacctccctgcccagagcccccccaaccccccgccgcCACAATTGCACAGTGTCCCACACAGACCCCCTACACTTCCCagcaccctgacacacacatctcccccactgcacagccccccgacacacacagatctccccactgcccagcacccccagaCCCACTAGAGACctactctcccacaccctgacccccGGCCACAATAGCCAGCCCTGatgggaggtgactgtgtctgcCAAGCTGAGCCGGCAGTGCAGCCAGAGCTGATCCTGCAACAGGATAACTCCGGCCCCTTGGGAGTGGTGCAGtcagccaggctggagcaggagcagagccTACCCAGGCCAGGCTCCCTCAGGAGCCACATGCCTGGCAGGACCCACTCAGCTGAGCCCCGCCGCACTGTCCCCTGtgactggctgagactggcccagcctctgcaccagtcccaggtggctcttCCCCCGGGGAggcaggtggggccccacaggtccCAGGCAGCAGAGATAGCTCAgagctggagcagtgctggggagcggggcagaTCCCACCCAGCCCACCCATTCCCATTTGCCCCGtggccagcagccctgccgaGCCTGAATGGTGGCCCCCAGCTGCTGGGTGATGAGCCCCCTACTGGCGAGTGGAACCTGCTGGCTGATAGCTGCTCATACAGCAAGGCCTGTGTACTGGACTGCCCCAGGTGAGGGGCCAGACCTGGCTATGTGGATGGGTTAGAGGGGTCTGTAATGGACCCCTTCCCAGGGTGGGCCTGATGCCACAGCGCCattggcaccattgtaaacctggtactgaccccaagccccctcccacagcaaaACTCCCCTGGACCTTTTCTGGACGCCaccaaaaaatataaaaacctgCTGCCCCAGTGCTACTTTACTGCTACAGGAGACTTGATGCAGTGAAATAATTTCCCTACATTCCATCAAATTCTGCATCACACATTTTGAGTATTGAAAAGAGTCTCTTATCACTATTTGTCTATGTGAAGTCTCATAACAGTTCACAAATTTTAGGATTGCTTTTTGCTGCATTTATCttgcctgtttcagagtaacagccgtattagtctgtattcgcaaaaagaaaaggagtacttgtggtatcttagagacgaaccaatttatttgagcataagctttcgatcacgaaagcttatgctcaaataaattggtttgtctctaaggtgccacaagtactccttttctttttatcttgcCTGTGAATCCAGCCCTTACAATCCCATGTTCACACATCATTGCTTGTGTGTAGAAGCTGATTCACAAATATTCAGTAAGTGTATTATATGGTGACATCTTACATCCTTCCCAAGGGCAAAACTCCTCTGCAACAATGAAGGCTTGGGCTcatgagcagcagctgcagaacttttggatgtgcaagtCCACATTTCTGCATCTGTGTGCAAAACTCACCAAAATAAAATTGCACTTACAAtggagaagaaaaaataattgcactgtGGAGGATTTGCAACACCAGATTCTTATTGATCAATCAGTGGTCTCTTGCCTAAACCAAGGTGGAATGGATTTCTTTAAGTAGTCACAACATATTGTTAAAGATCATTTCATGCTCAATGCCCTGTTAAGACCTCTGCAGTCACAGATAATACCTGtcttcttggggaaccagggcacagtatccagTCTGTCTGACTCCTGAAAGGACACCCACCAAAACTGACACCAGCAACAATCACTATATGTTCAATGAGCAATAATTTCTAACTATACACTGAAATTCCCCCCTTGTACTCAAGGTATTATGAACCTTATTGTATATAGATGTCTTTGATAGGCATATGCCTTATAATTAATGAATGGCTTTGCAAATAAACGGTCATAGCTTAAGTGTAACacattgcccccaccccagccctggcagaagccgcggggcagcaggggaagcccctATGCCCGACCCCGTCTCCATCAGAAGTGCCTGGTGGGGCAGGAGAATCCACAGCACCTTGCTCCTGGTCCCCGAAAGAACCGCAGCATCCAAactgcagccctgggactggaggagctctcactccctgtGACACAGGGACAGAGCTTTTCCAGTCCTGGGGCAGTGTGGGAGAGCAGGGTGGGTGGGAAATGAGCaaaggagttgtggggcaggCAAAATGGTGGGGAGTCTAGGTGGAACATGGCTGAGATCCTGGGGAAGAGGACGAAAGGGATAGGGCCATAGCTGGTTCAGCTGGCGGACAGGGTGGGTAAAGGCCCAACagttgctctggcccagggccccgaGAACCCTTAATCATCCTCCGTGCTCCATCTTCTATTATCAACAGAGGGGACATTGTTCCATTCTGCAAAAGGAAGAAAGGTTGTCGTGCATACCATGAAAGAAGCCTTGCAACTCTTTGAAAGGTATCATGACAGTCTATTGGGTGGACTTCTAGGAATATTCAAAACGAGGAATATGCTGACATCAAAATACTATTGGCCAGGAATGACAAAAGACATTGCCAATTGGGTATGTAAAGTAATTAAAGTAATTCCTGAAGAATGCTATTTACAATTGAAATAGAAGTTCAAAATGtataaaagaaatataaaaatatatttggtgTGCAAATGTGAACTCTGTACCCTTGCAATACTATTTCCATAACGAAATGTTAATATCATCATATTGTTCCATCAAAAACAGGTTGCACGATGTCTGTCTTGCCagaaagagggaaaggaattaaATCTGGATACCACTTTGAAAAGCATAAAGGTGAATTTTGGAATCAGACACATTATTGTTTATCAGTATCCATTGTTATTTCTGCAATACAATGAGGCTTTGGTTTTGAAAAGAGTCCAATGCATACAAGTGGCACAGCATAGTGCAGCAATTACCTCTAATGCGCCTTTGCACTGACTGGGGATATTTCTTCAGCTTTACTCTTGTATTGTTTTCCACAACCcattcctttttgtttctttgttttttctttctttctttttcttttgtatttaaaaGTGGGCTTTACATTCTCTGCTTATGACATATGGGTTTACTGAGAACATTTACTAAGAAACACGTGTAGTATGACTGTAACTGGTACCCTTGTATGTAGGTCACTCGGATCTGGGAATTGGTGGGAATGGATTTAATAGGACCATTACCAGTAACAAAGGACGGATACCAGTATATACTGACAGCCATAGATTATCTTTCAAGATGGATGGAAGCCTTTCCACTTAGAAGTAAGTCAGCATCTGAGGTGGCAAAGGGCATGTACAAAATTATTGTTCGACGTGGATGACCACAGCGGATACTGACAGATCTTGGCCTGGGATTCAATAATAAGGTAATGACTGTTTTTTTCTGGTTATTTGTACTATGTAGTCAAACTCACTCTCAGGTCATCCATTGATCTCAAACAATCaccatactttttttttataaactgctTTTGGTCACCGTCAGTGTTGCTATAAAATTATTTTTCGGTGTCTTCATATCTAACAAAGAAACGCACAACTACTTGTTtccaaaacaaatattaaaagatGGACTATTCCTGTTGCTAATTACACATAAAAGTAGTGGCAAATACACAAAAGAACATTCATTAACACAAGTCTCTGTGTAAATTTATGGTGtaacttattttctttcagtttaacCTGTATATTTGTGAAAGATTGAGAATAGAACGTAGCTCGACCAGCCCATACCACCCACAAACCAATGGCCTGGCTGAAAACGCTAATAAATCCATAAAAAGGTAAGTGAATGGGTGGGAATATTACAGTACTAATGGCAAGTAGAGTGTGCTATGCAAGAAGATACAACtcacaaaaaaatcttcaaaagcaaTGTGTTACATGGAAAGTTTTTTTCATTATGTATTTTACCTTTTTCATTATGTATGATCTGTTTCAGTCAAGACCATACAtgtgactttctttttttaaacaaaccaatCAATGAGCATTTGTTACAGAGCATTGCGGAAGATGGTTGATGACTATGGGAGTAATTGGGATGAATTACTTGAccccattttgttttctttgcgaACTAAAGTACATGCAACAACAAAAATTTCACCCTTTCAACTAATGTTTTGTGCTGACCCAGTGTTTCCAGAAGAAGTCTCAGAGAATTACACAGTAAGTGTATGTTATTACCAGCACCTTTCATGTACACATGGCATTCAGTGTGtcttcattttacaaatacaaCCCCTTCTCCATTTGTTTACAAAGATCCCAGATGTGAATACATTCAGGGAAGATTTCTGCAAAGAGTACAGCATAAATATGAAATCGAGACATGATGCTGACATTGCACTGGCCCTAAGTAACATTTCTAAAGcacaagaaaaacaacaaagacaTTATGCTAAAAGAAAGAATTCTAAATATGGGGAAATAACATTTGATGTTGGGGACTCTGTTCTGTTACTGAATGCTagaaagagaacaagaaaaggaggCATACTGGAACCTAGGTATCGGGGACCATACAAAATTACGACTGTTGAGGGTAAGAGAGTGAAATTACAAACCATCTCAGGGAAACGGTTAGGAACCATGTACAGTATCGCACACTTAAAGCCATTTAAAGAACCACCAACATTAGCTGCTGAAAGCACATCAGAGGGAAAAACCGGAACTGAAATTGCAGTTGGTGACACTGAACCAGAAACACCCACAGAAGAGATTAGAAAAGTGGATGGCACTGTATCTTATGACAGCACAGTGAAAAACAGAGGTCACAGCAATGGAAGAAGAGGAGTATATAGGGCAAGATGTTTCAAACAATGATACAAGTGATGCTGATGACAAGTTTGATGACATGCTTATGGAGTAGGTGGAAGACAAGCAATGGATTCTGAAAGGTAGTTGGTTACTGCACCTTTCTTAAACAGATTAACATACTTCATAAATGCAACTGTGTTAAAGGTTTTCATGTACAAAGTGGCAGCATTCACAGTAGTAAAACAGAGAAAAAAGGAAACTGTATTACCATGCATGTAATATgtgttaatatttttttcctagtCAAATTTGTAATGACTGgcaaacacacagagagatggGAGGCCAAAGTGAGAAACATAAAATTGTATGGCTCTTCATTTCATTGCTTGAAACCGAGAAGCTGGATAAGTGATGAGGTACATTGAAGTACCACTAAACATGTATTTGTTAACGGGATTGATTCATCAAATATTATTGAAATTGTGTCTTTTCTTTCATCATGCGTTGTAGGTTATTGATGCATATTTGAGCTGTGTGGTCGAGAAAGCAGATGGAAAAGTAGGCTACTTACTGTGATGGTACATGAAAGTACACATTGATTCAATAAGTAAACAATTACATGAATATGTGGCACAACATCTTCAAGTCCAAATACCCTTGAAATATCAACATAAATCTGAAATTGCAACATTTCAGTGTATTTACTGCTGCCAGACATTTACTGAAATGTATTTGAAGGTGCATATCGGACATACAATACTAGACTAACTGAGGGCCACAGTTAGTGGCTGTACAGTTTTGCTGTACAGTTCAGTGGGTCCACTAATTAAACATAAGTATGCAAACAGCTTAGTCAGTTTTTACATTAAGTAAGACAGAGCACATTGATTACAAATCGTTTTTACAGGACTCTCTTACATATCTGATTTGTGACACTAAGGATCCCTTGCATGTCAGTATATATTAAATTCATTATGTTCTTGATGTGCCAGAATTATAAATGCATTAATAACTTTGTTGACTATCAACAGGTACAAGCCATCTCATCGGTAGTTTCCACTGTCATTCTCTCAGGTAGAGCTCCACAAATGAAAGTGAAGGTAAATGCTAACACACTTTCATACATAGCATGAGCAAAGCACAATTTCATTCAGTGAATTAAACACAGTGTGAAACAGCAAATACCATGCTACGTCTGATGTGGAGGAGTACTCTAATAGTAATACATGTAATGAAATTGAGAAATACAGTATAATGTACATTTCATGGTTTGTTTCACTGGAAACTATAAttgcatttctattttttttaaaataaatatagagtGAATTACTTCAAAATGATATATCATTGCTTCCTTACCACACACCAGGTCATTGGGTTCTTGCAGTAACATGTTTTCTATTGTACTTCTGGGTTATAGGCAATCAATATGGTATTAAATAAGAGATTTGTAACACAACTATGGTAGCAGTGATATAATTTCCCATGTTGCGGATTTTCAGTGAGTTCAGTGCATACAAAGGAAAGTGGAATgtgaatgttaaaaataaaatgctactgTCAAGTTACATTGTTAATGTAACTTGGAAGAATACATTTTGTATTGAATTGATCAATGATTTCACAGTATGCTTTTCTCTTGTGTGTTACTGAGACATTACAAACAAGAATATGTTAATTGCATAATGATTTTTGATAAATCAGTATAAAATTTTTGAAATAATCACATTACCAATATAATTTGTGAATATATTTACACTTACAGATAGCCTTGATGAGAAAAAAGGAATTGTTAATAATTGACCCCTTGTGTGATGAGATGAGATATGAAAGAACATGCCTGAGGAATTGGAGGTGATTTATTAGATACTTACTTTTACAGTGGACATGAATTGTTCTGTTGAAAAAAATTTTAAAGGGAATATAACAATATTGAGACTAATATCTTCCTGTTAGCtacaaataaaaattgaaacaGCATGTACTTTTACTAAATATGCTTAGTAATAGACTTTGAGTGAACTTGTGTGATTTGACTCTGGAGAGTGACTTCACAGAATGTGGACACCGAACAGTAGCACGTTGCATGATTGAGAATGTGTTATTATCAACGTGGGGCACAGAAAATCAGGTGATACATTGTGTAAGAGTGAGACAATaatattgtgtgtatatatgtgagCAATAAGTCATTTCAATCATTAATTAAAAAGAGATAGAATTGATTTGTATCTATGTCCAGAAactggaggggggaaataaaggaaagaaaagctCATTTATGCAGTCTGCTAATGTACCCCCTAAAAATTTCAGAAACTTCATCAAACAATTAACTAGAAAATCCTCATCTGATTGGAATAGTAAAATTGTTCAGCATCCCAGACAAAGTGATGGCCACAGCTGCAGATCACTCACCTTAAAGGTATTGAACACCAAATTGCCATTATCATTTGTTATGTATGTGTAATTATCCAGGGTGAAAGTAAATGCCAGAGATTACCAGTGGGCACTGCACTGGCATCCTTGCCAAGGTGTGTGGGGTAGGCTTGTGGCCCCCAGAAGGGATGGGGTCTCTGGCGGAAGGTACGGTGTTTTGGGGGCCAGATTCCACAAGCCAGCCCTTcctgacagctgctgctgcagtggccaGGAGCACCAGGCCCTGTACATTGGCGGAACACAGGGCCCCTTTTGCTCCCCCACTGTCAGCGGCCCTGCCAGTAGCATGCAACAGCGTTGCCGGACCCTATGGCAGGGCCGCTGATGCATgggggggatgtgggagggaaTTGGGATAAAGGGGGCAGCAATGTTAAATCATAAAGCCCTGCCACAGCGGAAGTGTAACATCAGCTGTGTACAGGCCAGTACTGGTGGCCGGTTCTTAACGGTATCCTGGACCGGCCCACTTTCACGTCCGGTAATTGTGATGTTTATTCTAAATATCAGTGTTGTTAGTTTGCAGAAatgtatttcagagtagcagcctattcattttccactgaatgcaatccgatgaagtgagctgtagctcatgaaagcttatgctcaaataaatttgttagtcgctaaggtgccacaagtactcctgttcttttttctagaAACGTATTTGCAGCACAAAGACATCAGTATGGTAGAAACAACACAAGAGGCTAATTCTGCGTTTAGAAGACATATAGCAATTCTTCTAATGAAGGAGTCAGGTAATTATTTTCTACCATGTACTGTGGACTCATTAGGTACATGTGAAGATAATAGGAAGAGTGGAATTATGTCACGTAGCAGACAGTTATCTTAATACCCCTGAAGTGGGATATCTCACAGGTTTGGTTCTCTAATGGTGACTCTGAATCAATAATATCTTTAAGTACACAAAAATTTGAATGGGGTGAATGGTTGCTATTGATTGACCAGTTGAATGAAATTGGTATTCGTATATACAGGTGCAGTAAAGTAAAAATATgactcacaaaaaagaaaaagatatgtTCAAACCAGTGACTGGATTAAAGTATTGACAATTAATAAATCAAGATTTGCATTTTCAGTGTTAGTCATAACGTATTCATCATTTCATAgcactatatttatttttaagaaagcatGGAGGACTATTGCATATACTGCAACCTTGTCAACTGTGAAAAGGAAAGTGAGGATTGCACGATGGTAAGAAACATAGAATTGTATGAGAAATAAATGCCATAAACTGCCTAAGGATCACGATTCTTGTAAAAATTCCACATCAGTAAAGATTTTCATCATGCTGATAGGCATATGTTAGGTAATGCTGACATGTGGAAGGAATAGCATGAGTGAATGCAAAGTATGTGTAACATTATAACTTCTGTGATTTCATTTTCTCAATTGTTACTTATCAAAGGTCCAGTGTGATTCTTGCAAGAGGTGGGCACATATGCCCTGCATTCCAGAAGGAACCAGTCAAGACTACCTGACTGATGAGAAGAAAGAGCACAACT
This genomic window from Eretmochelys imbricata isolate rEreImb1 chromosome 3, rEreImb1.hap1, whole genome shotgun sequence contains:
- the LOC144262062 gene encoding uncharacterized protein LOC144262062 isoform X1, with product MHVICVNIFFLVKFVMTGKHTERWEAKVRNIKLYGSSFHCLKPRSWISDEVQAISSVVSTVILSGRAPQMKVKIALMRKKELLIIDPLCDEMRYERTCLRNWRNFIKQLTRKSSSDWNSKIVQHPRQSDGHSCRSLTLKKRICSTKTSVW
- the LOC144262062 gene encoding uncharacterized protein LOC144262062 isoform X2: MTGKHTERWEAKVRNIKLYGSSFHCLKPRSWISDEVQAISSVVSTVILSGRAPQMKVKIALMRKKELLIIDPLCDEMRYERTCLRNWRNFIKQLTRKSSSDWNSKIVQHPRQSDGHSCRSLTLKKRICSTKTSVW